A DNA window from Acidobacteriota bacterium contains the following coding sequences:
- the gltB gene encoding glutamate synthase large subunit has translation MPEGAEGGRRRWTDGVDAGRNPYREYDACGVGFVAHPRQSSHRVLRLALGGLSRVAHRGATGSDRTGDGAGILTRIPEPIFRRDAARRGIFLAEGAPIGVGTFFFPRGGEVKAAALVEKTFADEGLPFAGWRDVPVRTGRLGGWAGTSRPSVVHALLTPPPLADADEWERRLYLAGRVAARHARAEGLDGFWVVSLSHRTLVYKALLTGTELKAFYPDLEDPDYATSVAVFHQRYSTNTLPSWALAQPFHLLAHNGEINTLWGNRNAMRAREPELSSPLWGDRLRRLLPVLTDEGSDSTSLDEALELLVRSGRDPLHALTMLIPDAPQGHLPEALRAFYDFHAGLIEPWDGPAAVAFTDGIVAGAHLDRSGLRPLRWKIADDGHVAAASEAGIVDLDHEHVVASGRLGPGETIAVDTATGEILLDADVKSRLALRRPWGEWAGRHVRHVTPSPRPREALPEPELLLRQAAHGWGVEDLRYVLAPSAAGQEPVFSMGDDAPIPPLSKSPQPLYAFFRQRFAQVTNPPIDSLRETAVMSLRMDLGRGGSLLLEEPGDAHFLSLEHPVLLEDDAAAIRAAAEFGPVVLDATWEAASGAEGLVAALDALAVRAEEAVRAGAEILVITDKGMTRERAAIPALLALGAVREHLLRAGLRYRVGLVVEAGDARDVHHLAVLHGFGAEAVHPWLALASVRALAAKDGIEGDAAAAFRASAEKGLRKVLAKMGISALSSYCGGQVYDALGLGPEVMEKCFRGTASPLGGLGFAEIAEDALSAHRAAFEGVALPDHGRVRYRKDAEEHAWAPPVVVSLQKAAKGSEEAWAEFRTKADARAPSVPRDLVGFAPAAPVGVEEVESASEIAKRFIVSAMSLGALSPEAHETLAIAMNRLGARSNSGEGGEDPATWTGSGAERRDNKIKQVASARFGVTAEYLVRADELEIKVAQGAKPGEGGQLPAHKNSPLIARLRHAVPGIALISPPPHHDIYSIEDLAQLIHDLKEVNPKARIGVKLVSEAGVGRVAAGVAKAFADYVLIAGHSGGTGASPLSSIKHAGSPWELGLAETQQALVENGLRRRIEVRVDGGLRTAKDVVIAACLGAEAFGFGTAPLVAAGCAMARQCHLNTCPTGVATQREDLRKKYRGTPEMVMAYFLHLAEDVRELLASLGARTIDEIVGRADLLTRIERPESPRSRLLDLSLLLQRAGDEASPRRRMQLRNDRPRTGPQFPSLDSELAPHVAVSLGTGRAYSGTFEVRNHNLSVGTHLSGELVRTFGSLPPGAVRLKFRGPAGQSFGAFAIRGLTLELEGEANDGVGKGLSGAEIVIRPYPRAGYIARAREQALLGNAALYGATAGRLFAAGRAGDRFAVRNSGAVAVVEGVGAHGCEYMTGGTVVVLGRTGANFGAGMTNGLAYVLDEDALFSTRCNTELVTVDALSPADDAALVPLLVAHAERTGSGIAQAILSGWPAARSAFRRVTPKAAPPLAQPVPQAAPARGEEKPSLARPA, from the coding sequence ATGCCCGAGGGCGCCGAGGGAGGACGGAGACGCTGGACGGACGGGGTCGACGCCGGTCGAAACCCGTACCGCGAATACGACGCCTGCGGCGTCGGCTTCGTCGCGCACCCGCGCCAGTCCTCGCACCGCGTCCTGCGCCTCGCGCTCGGCGGCCTCTCCCGTGTGGCCCACCGCGGCGCCACGGGCAGCGACCGGACGGGCGACGGCGCTGGAATTCTGACGCGCATCCCCGAGCCGATCTTCCGGCGCGACGCGGCGCGACGCGGGATTTTCCTGGCCGAGGGCGCCCCGATCGGCGTCGGGACGTTCTTCTTCCCTCGCGGCGGAGAGGTGAAAGCGGCCGCTCTCGTCGAGAAGACCTTCGCGGACGAGGGACTGCCGTTCGCGGGCTGGCGCGACGTGCCGGTCCGGACGGGCCGCCTCGGGGGCTGGGCCGGGACGTCGCGGCCGTCCGTCGTGCACGCGCTCCTGACGCCGCCGCCTCTCGCCGACGCGGACGAGTGGGAGCGCCGCCTGTACCTCGCGGGCCGCGTCGCCGCGCGCCACGCCCGGGCCGAGGGGCTCGACGGTTTCTGGGTCGTGTCGCTCTCGCACCGGACGCTCGTCTACAAGGCGCTTCTCACCGGGACGGAGCTGAAGGCGTTCTACCCGGACCTCGAGGATCCCGACTACGCGACGAGCGTCGCCGTCTTCCACCAGCGCTACTCGACGAACACGCTTCCGAGCTGGGCGCTCGCGCAGCCGTTCCACCTCCTCGCGCACAACGGCGAGATCAACACGCTCTGGGGCAACCGCAACGCGATGCGCGCGCGCGAGCCCGAGCTGTCCTCGCCGCTCTGGGGCGACCGCCTCCGGCGCTTGCTCCCGGTTCTCACGGACGAGGGCAGCGACTCGACGAGCCTCGACGAGGCGCTCGAGCTCCTCGTGCGCTCGGGGCGCGACCCGCTGCACGCCCTCACGATGCTGATCCCGGACGCGCCGCAGGGGCACCTGCCGGAGGCGCTCCGCGCGTTCTACGACTTTCACGCCGGTCTTATCGAGCCGTGGGACGGCCCGGCGGCCGTCGCGTTCACGGACGGCATCGTCGCGGGCGCGCACCTCGACCGCTCCGGCCTCAGGCCCCTGCGCTGGAAGATCGCGGACGACGGCCACGTCGCCGCCGCGTCCGAGGCGGGAATCGTGGATCTCGACCACGAGCACGTCGTCGCGAGCGGCCGCCTCGGCCCCGGCGAGACGATCGCGGTCGACACGGCGACCGGCGAGATCCTCCTCGACGCGGACGTGAAGTCGCGCCTCGCGCTGCGCCGTCCGTGGGGGGAGTGGGCCGGGCGCCACGTGAGGCACGTGACCCCTTCGCCGCGCCCCCGGGAGGCCCTGCCGGAACCCGAGCTTCTCCTCCGGCAGGCGGCGCACGGGTGGGGCGTGGAGGATCTGCGCTACGTCCTCGCGCCTTCGGCGGCCGGGCAGGAGCCCGTCTTCTCGATGGGCGACGACGCGCCGATCCCGCCGCTCTCGAAGTCGCCCCAGCCGCTCTACGCGTTCTTCCGCCAGCGCTTCGCCCAGGTCACGAACCCGCCCATCGACTCGCTGCGCGAGACGGCGGTCATGTCGCTGCGCATGGACCTCGGGAGGGGCGGCTCGCTCCTCCTCGAGGAGCCGGGCGACGCGCACTTCCTGAGTCTCGAGCACCCCGTCCTCCTCGAGGACGACGCCGCAGCGATCCGCGCGGCCGCCGAGTTCGGGCCGGTCGTCCTCGACGCGACGTGGGAGGCGGCCTCCGGCGCCGAGGGCCTCGTCGCCGCGCTCGACGCGCTCGCGGTGCGTGCGGAGGAAGCCGTGCGCGCGGGCGCGGAGATCCTCGTCATCACGGACAAGGGTATGACCCGGGAGCGCGCGGCGATCCCGGCGCTCCTCGCGCTCGGCGCCGTACGCGAACACCTGCTGCGCGCCGGCCTCCGCTACCGCGTCGGCCTCGTCGTCGAGGCCGGCGACGCGCGCGACGTCCACCACCTGGCGGTCCTGCACGGCTTCGGCGCCGAGGCGGTGCACCCGTGGCTCGCGCTCGCCTCCGTCCGCGCGCTCGCGGCGAAGGACGGAATCGAAGGCGACGCGGCGGCCGCATTTCGCGCGTCGGCGGAGAAGGGCCTGAGGAAGGTCCTCGCGAAGATGGGGATCTCGGCTCTGTCGTCCTACTGCGGCGGGCAGGTGTACGACGCGCTCGGCCTCGGTCCCGAGGTCATGGAGAAGTGCTTCCGAGGGACGGCGTCGCCGCTGGGCGGCCTCGGCTTCGCCGAGATCGCCGAGGACGCTCTATCCGCGCACCGGGCCGCGTTCGAGGGCGTCGCGCTGCCGGACCACGGCCGCGTGCGGTACCGCAAGGACGCCGAGGAGCACGCGTGGGCGCCGCCCGTCGTCGTCTCGCTGCAGAAGGCCGCGAAGGGCTCGGAGGAGGCGTGGGCGGAATTCCGGACGAAGGCGGACGCCCGCGCCCCGTCCGTCCCTCGGGATCTGGTCGGCTTCGCCCCGGCGGCTCCCGTCGGCGTCGAGGAGGTCGAGTCCGCTTCCGAGATCGCAAAGCGCTTCATCGTCTCGGCGATGTCGCTCGGGGCGCTCTCGCCCGAGGCGCACGAGACGCTCGCGATCGCGATGAACCGCCTCGGCGCGCGCTCGAACTCCGGCGAGGGCGGCGAGGACCCCGCCACGTGGACGGGCTCGGGCGCCGAGCGGCGGGACAACAAGATCAAGCAGGTGGCCTCGGCGCGCTTCGGCGTGACGGCGGAGTACCTGGTCCGCGCCGACGAGCTGGAGATCAAGGTCGCGCAGGGCGCCAAGCCGGGCGAGGGCGGCCAGCTGCCCGCGCACAAGAACTCGCCCCTCATCGCGCGCCTGAGGCACGCGGTGCCGGGCATCGCCCTCATCTCGCCGCCGCCGCACCACGACATCTACTCGATCGAGGACCTCGCGCAGCTCATCCACGACCTGAAGGAGGTCAACCCGAAGGCGCGAATCGGCGTGAAGCTCGTGTCGGAGGCCGGCGTCGGGCGTGTTGCGGCCGGCGTCGCCAAGGCGTTCGCCGACTACGTCCTCATCGCGGGCCATTCGGGCGGCACGGGAGCCTCGCCGCTCTCCTCCATCAAGCACGCCGGCTCGCCGTGGGAGCTCGGCCTCGCCGAAACGCAGCAGGCGCTCGTCGAGAACGGCCTCAGGCGCCGGATCGAGGTGCGCGTGGACGGCGGCCTGCGCACGGCGAAGGACGTCGTGATCGCCGCCTGCCTCGGCGCCGAGGCTTTCGGCTTCGGGACGGCGCCGCTCGTGGCGGCCGGTTGCGCGATGGCGCGCCAGTGCCACCTCAACACGTGCCCGACGGGCGTCGCGACGCAGCGCGAGGACCTCCGGAAGAAGTACCGCGGGACGCCCGAGATGGTCATGGCGTACTTCCTTCACCTCGCGGAGGACGTGCGCGAGCTCCTCGCGTCGCTCGGCGCGCGGACGATCGACGAGATCGTGGGCCGCGCGGACCTCCTGACGCGCATCGAACGCCCCGAGTCGCCCCGGTCGCGGCTCCTCGACCTGTCGCTGCTCCTCCAGAGGGCCGGCGACGAGGCATCCCCTCGCCGCCGGATGCAGCTGCGCAACGACCGGCCGCGCACGGGGCCGCAGTTCCCGTCCCTCGACAGCGAGCTCGCGCCGCACGTCGCCGTCAGCCTCGGCACGGGCCGCGCCTACTCCGGGACGTTCGAGGTGCGCAATCACAACCTCTCGGTCGGCACGCACCTCTCCGGCGAGCTCGTCCGGACGTTCGGGTCGCTGCCGCCCGGCGCCGTGCGCCTCAAGTTCCGCGGCCCGGCGGGGCAGAGCTTCGGGGCGTTCGCGATCCGCGGCCTGACGCTCGAGCTCGAGGGCGAGGCGAACGACGGCGTCGGCAAGGGCCTCTCGGGCGCCGAGATCGTGATCCGCCCGTACCCGCGCGCGGGGTACATCGCGCGGGCGCGGGAGCAGGCCCTTCTCGGCAATGCGGCGCTCTACGGCGCGACGGCGGGGCGCCTCTTCGCCGCGGGCCGGGCGGGCGACCGCTTCGCCGTGCGGAACTCCGGCGCCGTCGCCGTCGTCGAGGGCGTCGGCGCGCACGGCTGCGAGTACATGACGGGCGGGACGGTCGTCGTCCTCGGAAGGACGGGCGCGAACTTCGGCGCCGGGATGACGAACGGCCTCGCCTACGTCCTCGACGAGGACGCGCTCTTTTCGACGCGCTGCAACACGGAGCTCGTCACGGTCGACGCGCTCTCGCCCGCGGACGACGCGGCGCTCGTGCCGCTCCTCGTCGCGCACGCCGAGCGGACCGGCAGCGGGATCGCG
- a CDS encoding amidase, with amino-acid sequence MAPLADDVFFLSVADLSKRIKAKQLSPVALAEGYLDRLERIGPKLGAVVTVTRDLALKEAKAAEAEIAAGKWRGPLHGIPYGAKDLLATKGIPTTWGAQPFRDQVFDFDATVVTRLRDAGAVLVAKLAMVELAGGFGYNNADASFTGPGRTPWNTQFWSGGSSSGPGAATAAGLVAFSIGSETSGSIVTPAAFSGVTGLRPTYGRVSRHGAMALCWTLDKLGPMCRSAEDCGLVLAAIAGRDPMDATSVNRPFRPAAPALKGKRPRIGVIKGSFEKTQPEVRKNFEESLKVLGTFCDVVPDVEFPDFPYGPAVGTIVSAEGASAFRDLVESGRAKELKVPNDRWGGYAASMTLAVDYIQAMRLRAPVKKALDALYAKYDALVSPARASVSYPIGPDFEKVYPGISGGPGVIGAGNLAGQPALVVPNGFGENGLPTAFQFTGRAFSDERLVSLGAAVQERTEWHRKRPPV; translated from the coding sequence ATGGCGCCCCTCGCCGACGACGTCTTCTTCCTCTCCGTCGCCGACCTCTCGAAGCGCATCAAGGCAAAGCAGCTCTCGCCCGTCGCGCTGGCGGAGGGATACCTCGACCGGCTCGAGCGCATCGGGCCGAAGCTCGGAGCCGTCGTGACCGTCACGCGCGACCTCGCCCTGAAAGAAGCGAAGGCCGCCGAAGCCGAGATCGCGGCCGGGAAGTGGCGCGGGCCCTTGCACGGGATCCCGTACGGCGCCAAGGACCTCCTCGCGACCAAGGGCATCCCGACGACGTGGGGCGCGCAGCCCTTCCGCGACCAGGTCTTCGATTTCGACGCCACCGTCGTCACGAGACTCCGGGACGCCGGCGCCGTCCTCGTCGCCAAGCTGGCGATGGTCGAGCTCGCGGGCGGCTTCGGCTACAACAACGCCGACGCGTCGTTCACCGGTCCGGGCCGGACGCCCTGGAACACGCAGTTCTGGTCGGGCGGCTCTTCCTCGGGTCCGGGGGCCGCGACGGCGGCGGGCCTCGTCGCGTTCTCGATCGGCTCGGAGACGTCCGGCTCCATCGTCACGCCCGCGGCGTTCTCGGGCGTGACGGGGCTCAGGCCCACGTACGGACGCGTGAGCCGGCACGGGGCGATGGCGCTCTGCTGGACGCTCGACAAGCTCGGCCCGATGTGCCGGAGCGCCGAGGACTGCGGCCTCGTGCTGGCGGCGATCGCGGGCCGGGACCCGATGGACGCCACGTCCGTGAACCGCCCGTTCCGGCCCGCGGCACCGGCGCTGAAGGGAAAACGTCCGCGGATCGGCGTCATCAAGGGTTCGTTCGAGAAGACGCAGCCCGAGGTGCGGAAGAACTTCGAGGAGTCGCTCAAGGTTCTCGGAACGTTCTGCGACGTCGTCCCGGACGTCGAGTTCCCCGACTTCCCGTACGGCCCCGCCGTCGGCACGATCGTCTCGGCCGAGGGCGCGAGCGCCTTTCGCGATCTCGTCGAGAGCGGCCGCGCGAAGGAGCTGAAGGTCCCGAACGACCGGTGGGGCGGCTATGCGGCCTCGATGACGCTCGCCGTCGACTACATCCAGGCCATGCGCCTCCGGGCGCCGGTGAAGAAGGCGCTCGACGCGCTCTATGCGAAGTACGACGCGCTCGTCTCGCCGGCACGCGCGAGCGTCTCGTACCCGATCGGGCCCGACTTCGAAAAGGTCTACCCCGGCATCAGCGGCGGGCCGGGCGTCATCGGCGCCGGCAACCTCGCGGGCCAGCCTGCGCTCGTGGTGCCGAACGGCTTCGGCGAGAACGGCCTTCCGACGGCGTTCCAGTTCACGGGCCGCGCGTTCTCGGACGAGAGGCTCGTGTCTCTCGGCGCCGCCGTGCAGGAGCGAACCGAGTGGCATCGGAAGAGGCCGCCCGTTTGA
- a CDS encoding DUF4136 domain-containing protein, whose translation MKRTLALLAVAVLAAAGCSTLSVSTDYDKTADFSSYKTFTWKDTGELKDSLWSKRIEGVFSDTLAAKGLKKVDSGGDLWVAAHPRLSKETQINTYNTGWGYGYGWYGYGGMGMATTTVTEIPVGTLMIDLVDAKKKELVWRGVASDTLNTDPNRTAEDREKKLRDVAAQMFANYPPKK comes from the coding sequence ATGAAACGCACGCTCGCCCTGCTCGCCGTCGCGGTCCTCGCGGCCGCCGGCTGCTCGACCCTCTCGGTTTCGACGGACTACGACAAGACCGCCGACTTCTCGTCCTACAAGACGTTCACGTGGAAGGACACCGGCGAGCTCAAGGACTCGCTCTGGAGCAAGCGGATCGAGGGCGTGTTCTCGGACACGCTCGCGGCGAAAGGCCTGAAGAAGGTCGATTCCGGCGGCGATCTCTGGGTCGCGGCGCACCCGCGCCTCTCGAAGGAGACGCAGATCAACACGTACAACACCGGCTGGGGCTACGGCTACGGCTGGTACGGCTACGGCGGCATGGGGATGGCGACCACCACCGTGACCGAGATCCCCGTCGGCACGCTCATGATCGACCTCGTGGACGCGAAGAAGAAGGAGCTCGTCTGGCGCGGCGTCGCGAGCGACACGCTGAACACCGACCCGAACCGCACCGCCGAAGACCGCGAGAAGAAGCTGCGCGACGTCGCGGCGCAGATGTTCGCGAACTACCCGCCGAAGAAGTAA
- a CDS encoding peptidyl-prolyl cis-trans isomerase, whose product MNRLLREPLAHFLAIGAALFLFFAWKGGAGAASGRIVVTRARLESLAAGFARTWQRPPTAVELKGLVDGYVREEIAVREAMATGLDRDDTIIRRRLKQKVDFLAEDRIDASPPSEAELSAWLAAHPDLYRAEERVAFRQVCLTPEKRGGPAAAEAEAKRLATALEKKGPGAEAEGDSLLLPPDMPLAPKGEIARVFGSEFADAVVRIEPGHWTAPVPSGFGVHAVLVLERTAGRAPALADVRTAVERDYTADRRTKELEALYARLLAKTKVVIETAPEKK is encoded by the coding sequence GTGAATCGCCTGCTGCGCGAGCCCCTCGCGCACTTCCTGGCGATCGGCGCCGCGCTGTTCCTGTTCTTCGCGTGGAAGGGCGGCGCCGGTGCCGCGTCCGGCCGCATCGTCGTGACGCGCGCGCGGCTCGAGTCCCTCGCCGCCGGCTTCGCGCGCACGTGGCAGCGGCCGCCGACCGCCGTGGAGCTGAAGGGCCTCGTCGACGGCTACGTCCGCGAGGAGATCGCCGTGAGGGAGGCCATGGCGACCGGCCTCGACCGCGACGACACGATCATCCGCCGGCGCCTGAAGCAGAAGGTCGACTTCCTGGCCGAAGACCGCATCGACGCTTCTCCCCCGAGCGAGGCCGAACTCTCCGCGTGGCTGGCCGCCCACCCCGACCTCTACCGCGCCGAGGAGCGCGTCGCGTTCCGGCAGGTCTGCCTGACGCCGGAGAAGCGCGGCGGACCCGCCGCCGCGGAAGCCGAGGCGAAGCGCCTCGCGACCGCTCTCGAGAAGAAGGGCCCCGGCGCCGAGGCCGAGGGCGACAGCCTGCTCCTTCCCCCCGACATGCCGCTCGCGCCGAAGGGCGAGATCGCGCGCGTCTTCGGGAGCGAGTTCGCGGACGCCGTCGTGAGGATCGAGCCGGGGCACTGGACAGCGCCCGTCCCGTCGGGCTTCGGAGTCCACGCCGTCCTCGTCCTCGAAAGGACCGCCGGACGCGCGCCCGCGCTCGCGGACGTGCGCACGGCCGTCGAGCGCGACTACACCGCCGACCGCAGGACGAAGGAACTCGAGGCCCTCTACGCGCGCCTTCTGGCGAAGACGAAGGTCGTGATCGAAACGGCGCCGGAGAAGAAGTGA
- a CDS encoding HupE/UreJ family protein: protein MEEKSPGVYAFLWKAPYGGETEIHIAPVLPPGCALATSGGQQLTTSAILVRGTLRCEGGVAGKTIAIDGLASTATDVLVRVRHADGRLESHLVGPAAPSVTLGGSTTGTQRALSYLKLGVEHILMGVDHLLFVLGLLLIVSDRWMLVKTITSFTIAHSLTLAVATLGFASAPLPPLNAAIALSILFLGPEIVRTWRGETSFTIRHPWVVAFAFGLLHGFGFASGLTAMGLPKAEIPLALLLFNVGVEIGQMFFVAVILLLERSFRTLAIRWPRWAEALPGYAVGSLGAYWTIQRTVMLFGGAR from the coding sequence ATGGAGGAGAAGTCGCCCGGCGTCTACGCGTTCCTCTGGAAGGCGCCCTACGGCGGCGAGACCGAGATCCACATCGCGCCGGTCCTGCCGCCGGGCTGCGCGCTCGCGACTTCCGGCGGCCAGCAGCTCACGACGAGCGCGATCCTCGTGCGCGGCACGCTGCGCTGCGAGGGCGGCGTCGCCGGCAAGACGATCGCGATCGACGGCCTCGCGTCCACGGCCACCGACGTCCTCGTGCGCGTGCGGCACGCGGACGGCCGCCTCGAGAGCCACCTCGTCGGCCCCGCGGCGCCGTCCGTCACGCTCGGGGGATCGACCACCGGCACGCAGCGCGCGCTTTCGTACCTGAAGCTGGGCGTCGAGCACATCCTCATGGGCGTCGACCACCTGCTCTTCGTCCTTGGCCTCCTCCTCATCGTCTCGGACCGCTGGATGCTCGTGAAGACGATCACGTCCTTCACGATCGCCCACAGCCTCACGCTCGCGGTGGCGACGCTCGGCTTCGCGTCGGCGCCCCTCCCGCCGCTGAACGCCGCCATCGCGCTCTCGATCCTCTTCCTCGGGCCCGAGATCGTGCGGACGTGGCGCGGCGAGACGAGCTTCACGATCCGCCACCCCTGGGTCGTCGCGTTCGCGTTCGGCCTCCTGCACGGGTTCGGATTCGCAAGCGGCCTGACGGCCATGGGCCTCCCGAAGGCGGAGATCCCGCTCGCCCTCCTTCTCTTCAACGTCGGCGTCGAGATCGGGCAGATGTTCTTCGTCGCCGTGATCCTCCTCCTCGAGCGCTCGTTCCGGACGCTCGCCATCCGCTGGCCGCGCTGGGCCGAGGCGCTGCCGGGGTACGCCGTCGGGTCGCTCGGCGCGTACTGGACGATCCAGCGCACCGTCATGCTCTTCGGAGGCGCGCGATGA
- a CDS encoding HupE/UreJ family protein: MSARRRPSPEGLLALLVLALAMAPARAHIQAGEAAGFFSGFRHPVSGLDHVLAMVSVGLWGAQLGAPAVWLLPVVFPMVMAFGGFLGLAGVPLPGVEIAIALSAVLLGLAVAREARPPLAVAAALVGFFAIFHGHAHGTELPPGQSGILYSIGFVVATGLLHLSGIAVGLIHRWSWGRIALRVAGTLVTIAGFGFLWKAIR; encoded by the coding sequence ATGAGCGCCCGGCGCCGGCCGTCGCCGGAGGGCCTCCTCGCGCTCCTCGTCCTCGCTCTCGCGATGGCCCCCGCCCGCGCGCACATCCAGGCGGGCGAGGCGGCCGGATTCTTTTCCGGCTTCCGCCACCCCGTCTCGGGCCTCGACCACGTCCTCGCGATGGTCTCCGTCGGCCTCTGGGGCGCGCAGCTCGGCGCCCCCGCCGTCTGGCTCCTGCCCGTCGTCTTCCCGATGGTCATGGCGTTCGGCGGGTTCCTCGGCCTCGCGGGCGTGCCGCTCCCGGGCGTCGAGATCGCGATCGCGCTCTCTGCGGTCCTCCTCGGTCTCGCCGTCGCCCGCGAAGCCCGGCCGCCCCTCGCGGTCGCCGCGGCGCTCGTCGGCTTCTTCGCGATCTTCCACGGGCACGCGCACGGCACCGAGCTGCCGCCCGGGCAGAGCGGGATCCTCTACAGCATCGGGTTCGTCGTCGCGACCGGCCTGCTCCACCTCTCGGGCATCGCCGTCGGCCTCATCCACCGCTGGTCCTGGGGCCGCATCGCGCTGCGTGTTGCGGGAACTCTGGTGACGATCGCCGGATTCGGATTTCTCTGGAAGGCGATTCGATGA
- a CDS encoding HupE/UreJ family protein, whose amino-acid sequence MRTRVPGAGALALLAALLIPARADAHLVTTGLGPVYDGIGHLLLTPEDLVPILALALYAGLRGARAGRLALFVLPVAWLAGGLLGLRLGGAAAAAAPLPALSFILLGILVAADAKLPDGAVAALAAGLGLAHGFLNGPALAGTGPGALGLIGISAVGFVMIALASALVVSLEAPAARIAVRVAGSWIAAIGLLLLGWVFRTRGALALLPGILVG is encoded by the coding sequence ATGAGGACGCGTGTACCGGGCGCGGGAGCGCTCGCGCTCCTCGCCGCTCTCTTGATCCCGGCACGCGCGGACGCCCACCTCGTGACGACGGGTCTCGGGCCCGTGTACGACGGGATCGGCCACCTGCTGCTGACGCCCGAGGACCTCGTCCCGATCCTCGCGCTCGCTCTCTACGCCGGGCTTCGGGGCGCGCGCGCGGGCCGCCTCGCGCTCTTCGTCCTGCCGGTCGCGTGGCTCGCCGGCGGCCTCCTCGGCCTGAGGCTCGGCGGCGCGGCCGCGGCCGCCGCACCGCTACCGGCGCTCTCGTTCATTCTCCTCGGCATCCTCGTCGCGGCCGATGCGAAGCTCCCCGACGGCGCGGTCGCGGCGCTCGCGGCCGGCCTCGGCCTCGCTCACGGGTTCCTGAACGGGCCCGCGCTCGCGGGCACCGGCCCCGGCGCCCTCGGTCTCATCGGCATCTCCGCCGTGGGGTTCGTGATGATCGCGCTCGCGTCGGCGCTCGTCGTGTCGCTGGAGGCCCCCGCGGCGCGCATTGCCGTGCGCGTGGCCGGGAGCTGGATCGCCGCGATCGGCCTTCTCCTTTTAGGCTGGGTGTTCCGCACGCGCGGCGCCCTCGCGCTCCTCCCCGGTATTCTCGTAGGATGA
- a CDS encoding DUF4239 domain-containing protein, whose protein sequence is MSNTMGALLFFGAAFLLTLGCLEAGIRIGRRALSGPDAHRPAGLGTVETVAFGVLGLLLAFTFSGAASRFDARRALIVEEANDIGTAWLRLDVLPPAFQPALRDAFRRYTDSRILMYRKVADLDLDGARAEFARSTAIQNEIWAGAVAACREAPSQATIVLLPALNAMIDITTTRLAATEMHPPKIVYAVLFVVSFGCALLAGYEMGASEARSWLHVLAYAVGVAFIIYVIADFEYPRIGLIRIESIDHYLEDVRAAMK, encoded by the coding sequence ATGAGCAACACCATGGGAGCGCTCCTCTTCTTCGGCGCCGCCTTCCTCCTGACCCTGGGCTGCCTCGAGGCGGGCATCCGGATCGGGCGCCGCGCCCTTTCCGGACCCGACGCGCACCGGCCCGCGGGCCTCGGCACGGTCGAGACCGTCGCGTTCGGCGTCCTCGGCCTCCTCCTCGCGTTCACGTTCTCGGGCGCCGCATCCCGGTTCGACGCCCGCCGGGCGCTCATCGTCGAGGAGGCGAACGACATCGGGACCGCGTGGCTTCGGCTCGACGTCCTGCCGCCCGCCTTCCAGCCCGCGCTGCGCGACGCGTTCCGGCGCTACACGGACTCGCGCATCCTCATGTACCGGAAGGTCGCCGACCTGGATCTCGACGGCGCCCGCGCCGAGTTCGCACGCTCGACCGCGATCCAGAACGAGATCTGGGCGGGGGCCGTGGCCGCGTGCCGCGAAGCCCCCTCGCAGGCCACGATCGTCCTCCTCCCCGCGCTCAACGCGATGATCGACATCACGACGACGCGCCTTGCCGCCACGGAGATGCACCCGCCGAAGATCGTATACGCGGTCCTCTTCGTCGTCTCGTTCGGGTGTGCGCTCCTCGCGGGCTACGAGATGGGCGCGAGCGAGGCTCGCAGCTGGCTGCACGTCCTCGCGTATGCCGTCGGCGTCGCTTTCATCATCTACGTGATCGCCGACTTCGAGTACCCGCGCATCGGCCTCATCCGGATCGAGTCGATCGACCACTACCTCGAAGACGTGCGGGCCGCGATGAAATGA